The Desulfobulbaceae bacterium nucleotide sequence ATTATACGTGGCAAGGTTACCCTTAACTCCGGGTATTCCCTGAGGAGTAGAACCAGGTGAGGCGCTATCCTCATTTAAGAGCTGTTCACTCCTGACCACCTGCCCTTCTGGGTCAAACAACTCTTCTGTGGTATCAACCTGATTAAAATCAAGTTCAACCGAGACCCGGGCAATAGCCTTTCCTGCGCCGACAACCTCTTCAAACATGGTTTCGACTTTATCCCGCAACGCCTTTTCCACCCCTTGCTGATACTCAAGCTGGCTGTCTGACATCTGCCCAAGCTCACCGCCGCGCTTTCGAAAAAGCAGTCGGCCAGCCGTATCGACCACGGTAATATTCTCGTCGGTTAACCCCTGCACTGCACTAGCCACCAAATTGACAATCGACTGAATCTGCTTTTGCTCAAGCTGTGCCGAACCACGCAACTTGACGCTTACTGACGCAGAGGGGGGCTTTTGGTCCTCAACAAAGACGGACTCGGTAGGAGCGGCAATATGAACCCTAGCCTCTTGAACCTGTTGAAACTGACGGATGGTCCGCGCCAATTCACCTTGTAATGCCCGTTGATAATTCATCTTCTGAACAAAATCCGTGGTCCCCAAACTGTTCTTATCAAAGATCTCAAACCCGACACCACCCCCCCTGGGCAATCCATCGCCAGCCATACTGAGCCTGGTTTCCAAGACCTTTTCCGCCGGCACCTTAATGGTAGAGCCATTCATATCAATTGTATAAGGAATGCGCTGCTCCTTGAGTTTTGCAACAACATCCGCCGCATCTTCCTGACTCAAAGAAGAAAACAAAACCTGATGACTAGTCACCTGCCCACCCATGGACAACATCACCAGACCGCCTAACACTACAGCAAGAATAGTCCCGGCCATGAATTTCTGCAGCGTGGAAAATTCTTTGATTACTGACAGTATCTGTTGCAACATCTCTTTGGGACTCGCCATGAAACGCCTCTTTTTGCTAACTCATTAAATATCCGAAAGGACCCTGGGCAAAGGACAGCACTCCGCTTACAGTTGTAGCCGCATCAATTCTTTATACGCATCAATGACCTTGGATTGAGCCTTAGCCAGCATCCGAAACGAGATACTGCTCTCTTCCATAGCGATCATGGTTTCATGGATATTAGAATGTTGCCCCGACACCAATCCCTCACTAAGCACCGATGCTGCCTGAGATTTTTCACTGATCGCGGCAATCGACTCCTGAAAAATTTCACCAAACCCTGTCCCTTGAGTTTCCTTAACCTTGGCAGGCAGACTGCCGCTTATCGAAATAGGATCAATACCACTGACATTCATTTCTTCTCCTCCTTAGACTAGACAGAACTCCAGGCTTTCCCCAGCGTTCTGCGTTCCGATCACTATTTACTGATTTCCAAAGAGCGCAGCGCCATGGCCTTAATAGTATCCATTGCTGTGACATTAGCGTCAAAATCCCGGCGGGCGCTCATCAAATCAACCATCTGTTCCGCCGTGTTGACATTCGGCATTTTGACAATACCGTTCACGTCGGCATCCGGATGGGATGGATCATAGACCTCCCGAAATGGAGTTGGATCCTCCTGAATTTCAACCACATTCACCTTGCGGAGCCTGTCGTCAACTGAGTTGAATGCGGCCTGGAAAGTATTCTCAAGTGGAGTAGCGCCAAAGACAACTGACTTAGATCGATACGGCCCCCCCTCAATGGTCCTGGTGGTATTAGCATTTGCCAGATTCATTGACGCAATATTGATCCTGGTTCGTTCAGCCTTAAGCGCTGATCCGCTGATTTTCATGGCAGTAAGAAAGTCCATGATTATTTACCTCCCTCATCAATAGCCATTTTCAAGCCTTCAAATTTGCTCCCCAGAATCTTTGTTGTCACCTGAAACATCAATTGATTCTCCGAAAGCTTCTGCATCTCCTCATCAAGATCAACCGGCCTCCTATCACGACTGAATTCCATACTCTCGCTCAAGGTCACCGGATCTAGAGCGATATGCTGTTTATTGGTCTGAGCAAGTTTCCCTTGCTGAAGCATGGCGCTCTTCATGACTGAAGCAAAAGAAAAATCCTGCCCGACATAGCCAGGTGTCTCGAGGTTTGCAATGTTTGATTGAATCAAACCCTGACGTTCCATCCTGGCGTCAAGAGCCAGATGACTCGCATGAATTACCCCACCAAACAACTTGTTAGTAAACGGCATATACCCTCCACATCGTAATAATAAATGACCACAACTGACAGGATAAGCAATATTGATGCCTGAAATTTTTTCCTAGTAAACCAATACCCACCACCACGAGCATCACACCGCCAGCCATGA carries:
- the fliF gene encoding flagellar M-ring protein FliF translates to MASPKEMLQQILSVIKEFSTLQKFMAGTILAVVLGGLVMLSMGGQVTSHQVLFSSLSQEDAADVVAKLKEQRIPYTIDMNGSTIKVPAEKVLETRLSMAGDGLPRGGGVGFEIFDKNSLGTTDFVQKMNYQRALQGELARTIRQFQQVQEARVHIAAPTESVFVEDQKPPSASVSVKLRGSAQLEQKQIQSIVNLVASAVQGLTDENITVVDTAGRLLFRKRGGELGQMSDSQLEYQQGVEKALRDKVETMFEEVVGAGKAIARVSVELDFNQVDTTEELFDPEGQVVRSEQLLNEDSASPGSTPQGIPGVKGNLATYNETGDGAGGGANAKRNNVTRNYEVSKTVKRVKSSMGKIKRLSVAVMVDGTYEKGVDNDGNPTIKYIARAPEDLKWYEKMAKNAVGFDPERGDQLEVVSTSLAASLAPESQIDGFERWQHLIDRLAQPVMYLLISICFVFFVIRPFFRVLSNKQLEEQRRVMAATKFVGVEGGEGVTEEDLALKPMGMSDKEKIYKLAQTDPDRAADLVRRWLRQEA
- the fliE gene encoding flagellar hook-basal body complex protein FliE, producing the protein MNVSGIDPISISGSLPAKVKETQGTGFGEIFQESIAAISEKSQAASVLSEGLVSGQHSNIHETMIAMEESSISFRMLAKAQSKVIDAYKELMRLQL
- the flgC gene encoding flagellar basal body rod protein FlgC codes for the protein MDFLTAMKISGSALKAERTRINIASMNLANANTTRTIEGGPYRSKSVVFGATPLENTFQAAFNSVDDRLRKVNVVEIQEDPTPFREVYDPSHPDADVNGIVKMPNVNTAEQMVDLMSARRDFDANVTAMDTIKAMALRSLEISK
- the flgB gene encoding flagellar basal body rod protein FlgB, whose protein sequence is MPFTNKLFGGVIHASHLALDARMERQGLIQSNIANLETPGYVGQDFSFASVMKSAMLQQGKLAQTNKQHIALDPVTLSESMEFSRDRRPVDLDEEMQKLSENQLMFQVTTKILGSKFEGLKMAIDEGGK